Proteins encoded together in one Lathyrus oleraceus cultivar Zhongwan6 chromosome 5, CAAS_Psat_ZW6_1.0, whole genome shotgun sequence window:
- the LOC127079259 gene encoding uncharacterized protein LOC127079259 — translation MSYTELYPFLLQKGLVVPRPMGPPPDRLPPWYNPNAHCPFHEGAPGHDLEGCYALKHMVCELIDNKILSFKDMGPNVKNNPLPPHGGPAVNAIEDASVGVMVENVDDVKTPLAAFHARLVEVGLINVIHENCEECATYPMGCQVVRDNIQDLMNKGVLQISIVTKNEDVSVIEPCFNLPELVKIPYYSRRVAPENSHQSPIEICMPTPFPYESAKVMTWKYEITAVDKVVEGSADVEVTEVVSEDVTNIAGMSRMTRSGRIYTPEFNVTPQGSAKESTVVTPAKEPKVVQSEDDVEFLKLIKRSDYKVVDQLHQTPSKISIMSLILNSQAHREALLKVLAQAHVTQSITIDQFDGVVANITACNTLSLSGEELPEDRQNHNRALHISVKCKDDALARVLVDTGYSLNVMPKRTLAKEEEFVVSHVSSFRYIKANEDALETSFQALEIANATFVEMKDPVGKACSSFASMKTAKSSLE, via the exons ATGTCGTACACTGAGCTTTATCCCTTCCTGTTGCAAAAGGGTTTGGTGGTTCCTAGACCTATGGGACCTCCACCTGATCGTCTTCCTCCATGGTACAACCCTAATGCACATTGTCCTTTTCATGAAGGTGCCCCCGGGCATGACCTAGAGGGTTGCTATGCTTTGAAGCATATGGTTTGTGAGCTGATTGACAACAAGATCTTGTCTTTTAAAGATATGGGACCGAAtgtgaagaacaatcctcttcctCCCCATGGAGGTCCTGCAGTAAATGCCATTGAAGATGCCTCTGTTGGTGTTATGGTTGAAAATGTGGATGATGTTAAGACTCCTTTGGCAGCATTCCATGCCCGATTGGTGGAAGTTGGCCTGATTAATGTTATTCATGAAAATTGTGAAGAGTGTGCCACATACCCAATGGGGTGTCAAGTGGTACGAGATAACATTCAAGACTTGATGAATAAAGGAGTGCTTCAGATCTCCATCGTTACAAAAAATGAAGATGTGTCGGTAATTGAACCTTGTTTCAATTTACCTGAACTAGTTAAAATCCCTTACTATAGCAGAAGGGTGGCGCCTGAGAATAGTCATCAGTCGCCTATTGAGATCTGTATGCCTACGCCTTTTCCATATGAGAGCGCCAAGGTTATGACTTGGAAATATGAGATTACCGCTGTAGACAAGGTAGTTGAAGGAAGTGCAGACGTTGAAGTGACAGAAGTTGTGAGTGAGGACGTCACCAATATTGCAGGGATGAGCAGAATGACTCGTAGTGGTCGAATCTATACGCCTGAATTCAATGTGACTCCTCAAGGGTCGGCCAAGGAATCTACAGTTGTAACTCCTGCTAAAGAACCCAAAGTGGTCCAATCTGAGGATGATGTTGAATTCTTGAAGTTGATCAAGAGAAGTGATTACAAAGTGGTGGATCAGCTGCATCAAACACCATCTAAGATCTCTATTATGTCTCTGATATTGAACTCCCAAgcccatagggaggctttgttgaaggtGCTTGCCCAAGCTCATGTAACGCAAAGCATAACAATAGACCAATTTGATGGGGTAGTTGCAAATATCACAGCTTGTAATACTTTGAGCTTAAGTGGAGAGGAATTACCTGAGGATAGACAAAATCACAATCGTGCTCTCCATATCTCAGTAaaatgcaaagatgatgctttggcaAGAGTCTTGGTTGATACTGGATATTCTCTGAATGTTATGCCAAAGAGAACACTCGccaa GGAAGAGGAATTTGTGGTTAGTCATGTTTCATCCTTCAGATATATTAAGGCTAATGAGGAtgctttggaaacttctttccaagctctgGAAATAGCCAACGCCACTTTTGTGGAGATGAAGGACCCTGTTGGGAAAGCTTGTTCATCTTTCGCTTCTATGAAAACCGCAAAGTCTAGCCTTGAATGA